The following proteins come from a genomic window of Crassostrea angulata isolate pt1a10 chromosome 1, ASM2561291v2, whole genome shotgun sequence:
- the LOC128157368 gene encoding muscle LIM protein 1-like encodes MPFKPPERAFCPKCNQAVYAAEERIGAGKKWHKQCFKCGLCNKGLDSTTVAEHEGLVYCKGCHGKKFGPKGYGFGGGAGALSMETGSQFGNKESEMSNRPTEAVIGEKSGPGPHCPRCLRTVYDAERAIGLNDAWHKSCCCCKECRKPLDASTLSRHEVEIYCKGCYAKHFGPHGYGVGTLAK; translated from the exons ATGCCTTTCAAGCCACCAGAGAGAGCTTTCTGCCCAAAGTGCAACCAGGCTGTGTATGCCGCTGAGGAGAGAATAGGCGCCGGAAAGAAATGGCACAAGCAATGCTTCAAATGTG GCTTGTGCAACAAAGGACTGGACAGCACCACAGTAGCAGAGCACGAGGGCTTGGTGTACTGTAAAGGTTGTCATGGAAAGAAATTCGGCCCCAAAGGTTATGGATTTGGAGGTGGCGCAGGCGCACTCAGCATGGAGACCGGAAGTCAGTTTGGCAACAAAGAAAGCGAAATGTC GAACCGTCCTACCGAGGCTGTGATTGGTGAGAAATCTGGCCCTGGGCCTCACTGTCCTCGCTGTCTACGCACCGTGTATGACGCCGAACGTGCCATCGGATTAAATGAC GCTTGGCATAAATCATGCTGTTGTTGCAAGGAATGCAGGAAGCCTTTAGATGCTAGCACTTTGAGTAGACATGAAGTAGAAATTTACTGTAAAG gttGTTATGCCAAACATTTTGGACCCCACGGCTACGGTGTTGGTACTCTGGCCAAGTAA